ATGATAATGTGAACGATGTTATTTTTACAACAAAGTCAGCAGTTACTGTTTCAAGAAACGCAGGTCAGTATAATTCAGGATACAATAAGGCTGCGAGTGAAGGATATGCACTTCAGGTTACCGGAGAAATATACGAAGATGCAGTACAATCAGCTAATAACGGAGACTTTAAAAAATCAAGGGAGAAAATTGTCGAGGCAAAAGGTATATTAGAAAATCACTTTAAAAATATCGGTGATAATGTTTACCTGAAAAGTCTTTACCAGGATTTTTCCGATTATGAAAAAATAATTGATGACCTTAAAACAATGGACAGAGAAAAGACAAGCTATCATATTAAAGGTTATAAAGCAAAGAAATTCAGATCAATTTCATGTCCTAATTTTTAAGAAAATGGATATTTTGCGTACCTTCGTGACACAAAATATCCATTATAGTGAAGTTTCCGAAATTTGGAAAAAAAAATAGTCTTTCTAAAACCGATATCTATAACAAATACGGTAGAAAGCTATATGGATATGCAATTACAAAATGGAATATTAGTGAAGATGAAGCTTGGGATATAGTATACAAAACGATTGATAAAACAATTGAAACATATGAAAGGTATACTTTTGAATCAGAAGAAAAGTTCGCAAGCTTCATCTTTAAAATCTTTATTAATTATTTGCGGAATCATTATCGCGATACTAAAAACAAAAGATTGGAAACAGTGGCATTTGAAGATGGTGTTGAATATGTAGAGAATGACTCTGATAGCACTAATGATGAAGATGAACATGAAAGCTCGAATATGAAATTATTGAATGAAGAGCTGTCTAAACTCGAAGATTGGCAGAGAGTGTTATTACTGATGAGAGCACAAAATTATTCTTATGAAGAGATTTCAGTAATAATAAAAAGACCGGCAGATCAATTGAAAGTGTATTATCTTCGCTATAAACAAAAAATTCTGAAAAGCATAAATGATAAATTAGTACTACCACAAA
This sequence is a window from Bacteroidia bacterium. Protein-coding genes within it:
- a CDS encoding sigma-70 family RNA polymerase sigma factor; its protein translation is MKFPKFGKKNSLSKTDIYNKYGRKLYGYAITKWNISEDEAWDIVYKTIDKTIETYERYTFESEEKFASFIFKIFINYLRNHYRDTKNKRLETVAFEDGVEYVENDSDSTNDEDEHESSNMKLLNEELSKLEDWQRVLLLMRAQNYSYEEISVIIKRPADQLKVYYLRYKQKILKSINDKLVLPQSDRREI